In the genome of Xyrauchen texanus isolate HMW12.3.18 chromosome 33, RBS_HiC_50CHRs, whole genome shotgun sequence, one region contains:
- the LOC127626680 gene encoding LOW QUALITY PROTEIN: synaptopodin 2-like protein (The sequence of the model RefSeq protein was modified relative to this genomic sequence to represent the inferred CDS: inserted 1 base in 1 codon): protein MKEGGPGSRPLTLTHQPSIPRERERECGRGCSHLRPPPFAHPTLHMLLTHGDRVVAEEVVVTLSGGAPWGFRLQGGAEHQMPLQVSKVRKCSKACRAGLRETDELVSINDVSCGILSHAEAMKLIDSGKGTLHLRIKRAPAAYQPFVLLGRAPSPHIVKEYRAALRTLSPPLTSKPPGVNRASLMSATGGLKCLTSRPDSEAYYGETDSDANVAAKERQRRQRRRSPSSSPAKCPSQASLQEEETSGTSGYESTQDVCIYPQNISGXGSDLDGIGTQKQHAMSGVACREVVHQPSHAEWSHQAGNSSENSDQSLTGAAEVDSAFQEPPTVPPPLVSPERFKEALMLASHRQMVPMVDNPVDEELSVTYMDKAKQAKLHRGESLQDNQVKEARSKCQTIASLLTDAPNPHSKGVLMFKKRRQRAKKYTLTCFDSVDGESYSNTVEETEDESLFPGSESELDKEVFYAAPDPTWDSGYLDILDKRTSAFIVPDRYVETSPGLNATSGKGAKLFEQQRKRSEEHTSKPVTPTSFSMPQQQGYSTLTYTPVTPVTPLTSHNTSMVNLEPLVVSRTSVVLSSLGQTPMPSMAGTFLEQVDSSAASSVHNRTARPFAPGCVNHRAATAPVVFRPNAAKKTGSQALSVAFSPAGSERKKAISITSLYIPARPATFNGPSMLSPSSLTSGPFSPPPLNASLFSPTHSSPSAPFSPSSSHVSSLNLPSGMTQPYSQSQTQAMPLSPPYHMGSSQYQSHLPVHMPAQPFSPPFANAPAPTSSLAPAPVPDPTPALVHANAPETLNVQSSPPHKVPFNPYISVATTTPGTLDAPVAQQYPLSKTTDGISSREQRVSVPATRTGILQEACRRGTKKPMFNIKEEKKPPSYNPELLSLVQNLDDKFHSGFEAGFEFGPEEDFLNLGAEACNFMQAQRNRMPPPVTPKPAHPAPEISQMRGKGAELFARRQSRMDRFVVDKQPKSPAQPRDPSPTPSLPTNWKLSPNIRAPPPINYNPLLSPSCPPVAQRGSKANDASKVGVKTVSGQHKQGIKALDFVSRQPYQLNSSLFIYGSGVPQSNTTYQQQQNGVSLTGTSLNMPKQDSMTGTSLNMPKQVPVKASRVYEIKRSSTPTPMSAPTALTPTVISPRSATTLGEPMWCRDVTSPPPVAPRSAAPFSPPPPAPTAALPTLPKMSTASVLNSVPIAQPSPIQVYTPFQAAKQIKSAPELNPLSAGMQSSLSGSSPNLWVPRPRFSTSSIGLQPNVWRPGSILL from the exons ATGAAGGAAGGAGGGCCTGGATCTAGACCACTCACCCTCACCCACCAACCCAGCattccgagagagagagagagagagtgtgggagagGCTGTTCTCACTTGCGCCCACCCCCTTTTGCTCACCCCACACTTCACATGCTTTTGACCCATGGG GACAGAGTGGTGGCAGAGGAGGTAGTGGTGACTCTTTCAGGAGGTGCACCATGGGGTTTCCGATTACAGGGAGGAGCTGAGCACCAAATGCCCCTCCAAGTGTCAAAG GTGAGAAAGTGCAGTAAGGCATGCAGGGCAGGGCTCAGAGAGACTGATGAGCTGGTGTCAATCAATGACGTCTCCTGTGGAATACTGTCTCATGCTGAAGCTATGAAACTCATCGATAGTGGCAAAGGAACCCTCCACCTGCGAATCAAAAG GGCCCCAGCTGCTTATCAACCATTTGTGCTTCTGGGTCGAGCCCCCTCCCCTCATATCGTTAAGGAGTACCGGGCAGCGTTGAGAACTCTGTCGCCTCCACTTACCTCTAAACCACCTGGTGTTAACAGAGCATCGCTCATGTCCGCCACTGGTGGCCTAAAGTGCCTTACGTCCCGTCCAGACAGTGAGGCGTACtatggagagacagacagtgacGCTAATGTGGCAGCAAAAGAGAGGCAGCGAAGACAGAGACGACGAAGCCCAAGTAGCTCACCTGCCAAGTGTCCTAGCCAAGCCTCCTTGCAGGAGGAGGAGACTTCAGGAACGAGTGGCTATGAGAGTACCCAGGATGTGTGCATATACCCCCAAAACATATCTG CTGGATCTGATCTAGATGGAATAGGGACTCAGAAACAGCACGCAATGTCCGGGGTGGCCTGCAGAGAGGTGGTCCACCAGCCCTCGCATGCTGAGTGGTCGCACCAAGCAGGAAATTCCTCTGAGAATTCCGACCAAAGTCTAACAGGAGCTGCTGAAGTGGACAGTGCCTTCCAAGAGCCCCCCACTGTCCCACCTCCTCTGGTTTCTCCAGAACGGTTCAAAGAGGCTCTCATGCTGGCATCTCACAGACAGATGGTACCCATGGTGGATAACCCAGTGGATGAAGAACTTAGTGTCACATACATGGACAAGGCCAAGCAAGCTA AGCTTCACAGGGGTGAGAGTTTACAGGATAATCAGGTGAAGGAGGCTCGATCCAAGTGCCAAACCATTGCCTCACTCTTGACTGATGCTCCTAACCCTCACTCCAAAGGTGTGCTTATGTTTAAGAAGCGACGGCAGCGTGCCAAAAAGTACACTCTTACCTGTTTTGACAGTGTAGACGGAGAAAGCTACAGTAACACAGTGGAAGAAACTGAGGATGAAAGCTTGTTTCCTGGAAGCGAGTCTGAGCTTGACAAGGAAGTGTTTTATGCTGCTCCAGACCCTACCTGGGATAGTGGTTACCTGGACATTCTAGACAAGAGAACTTCAGCATTCATTGTGCCTGACAGATATGTGGAGACCAGCCCGGGCCTGAACGCAACCTCAGGCAAAGGAGCCAAGCTTTTTGAACAACAGAGGAAAAGATCAGAAGAACATACATCAAAACCTGTTACACCCACCTCCTTCTCCATGCCACAGCAACAAGGATACTCAACCCTGACATATACCCCAGTTACTCCAGTTACTCCCCTAACTTCTCATAATACTAGTATGGTGAACTTGGAACCATTGGTGGTGAGCAGGACAAGTGTTGTGTTATCCTCTCTGGGCCAGACGCCAATGCCATCCATGGCAGGAACATTTTTAGAGCAAGTAGACTCATCGGCTGCCAGCTCAGTGCACAACAGAACTGCCAGGCCATTTGCCCCTGGCTGTGTGAACCACAGAGCAGCAACTGCTCCGGTTGTCTTCAGGCCCAACGCTGCCAAGAAGACTGGATCCCAGGCTCTGTCCGTGGCCTTTTCCCCTGCTGGCTCGGAGAGGAAGAAAGCCATCTCTATAACATCTCTGTATATCCCTGCCAGACCAGCTACCTTTAATGGTCCTTCTATGCTTTCTCCATCATCTTTAACTTCAGGTCCATTTTCTCCTCCCCCTTTAAATGCCTCACTTTTCTCCCCAACCCATTCCAGCCCCTCTGCCCCTTTTTCTCCATCATCTTCTCATGTATCATCCTTGAATTTACCTTCTGGCATGACCCAACCTTATTCTCAATCTCAAACACAGGCAATGCCCCTCAGTCCTCCTTACCACATGGGTTCTTCACAATACCAGTCACATCTACCAGTTCATATGCCTGCACAGCCCTTCTCTCCCCCATTTGCAAATGCCCCAGCCCCTACCTCTTCCCTTGCCCCTGCTCCTGTCCCAGATCCTACCCCAGCCCTTGTCCATGCCAATGCTCCTGAAACACTAAATGTGCAATCTTCCCCACCCCACAAAGTACCTTTCAACCCATACATCTCTGTAGCAACAACTACCCCAGGAACTTTAGATGCACCAGTGGCCCAGCAGTACCCCCTCTCCAAAACCACTGATGGCATCTCTTCTCGAGAGCAGCGGGTTTCAGTACCTGCCACCCGCACTGGCATCCTGCAGGAGGCCTGTCGTCGTGGAACCAAGAAACCAATGTTCAATATTAAAGAGGAGAAGAAGCCTCCATCTTACAACCCTGAACTTCTGTCTCTAGTGCAGAACCTGGATGACAAGTTTCACTCAGGTTTTGAGGCAGGGTTTGAGTTTGGCCCTGAGGAAGATTTCCTCAATCTGGGCGCTGAGGCTTGTAACTTCATGCAGGCACAGAGAAATAGGATGCCACCTCCAGTAACTCCCAAACCAGCTCATCCAGCTCCTGAGATTTCCCAGATGCGAGGTAAAGGAGCAGAGTTGTTTGCACGTAGACAGAGCCGCATGGACCGCTTTGTGGTGGATAAACAGCCCAAGTCTCCTGCACAACCTCGTGATCCTTCACCCACACCCTCCCTCCCAACTAACTGGAAACTCTCTCCAAACATCCGAGCCCCACCACCCATTAATTATAATCCACTGCTATCACCATCATGCCCCCCAGTGGCCCAGCGTGGCAGCAAGGCCAATGATGCCTCAAAAGTTGGGGTTAAAACAGTGTCTGGTCAGCACAAACAGGGCATAAAGGCTCTTGACTTTGTGAGCAGGCAGCCATACCAGCTTAATTCCTCCTTGTTCATCTATGGCAGTGGAGTTCCTCAGTCCAACACCACTTATCAACAGCAGCAGAATGGTGTCAGCTTGACAGGCACTTCCCTAAACATGCCAAAGCAGGACAGCATGACAGGCACTTCCCTTAACATGCCAAAGCAGGTCCCTGTTAAAGCAAGCCGTGTGTACGAAATCAAACGTTCCTCCACACCCACTCCCATGTCTGCACCTACAGCCCTGACCCCTACTGTAATTTCCCCTCGCTCTGCCACCACTCTTGGCGAGCCGATGTGGTGTAGGGATGTCACTTCTCCGCCTCCTGTTGCTCCACGATCTGCAGCGCCATTCTCCCCACCACCTCCAGCCCCGACAGCAGCCCTACCCACACTTCCCAAAATGTCAACTGCCTCTGTGCTTAATTCAGTGCCTATCGCACAACCCTCTCCTATACAAGTCTACACCCCATTCCAGGCAGCCAAGCAGATTAAGAGTGCCCCTGAGCTAAATCCCCTGTCTGCTGGTATGCAGTCCTCGTTGTCTGGGAGCAGTCCAAACCTGTGGGTACCCAGACCCCGCTTCAGTACATCAAGCATAGGGCTTCAACCGAATGTGTGGAGGCCTGGTTCCATCCTTCTCTGA
- the itgb3b gene encoding integrin beta-3b — MEKTLLRLDFILWMTCLILSLTDVGLGSNICTSRGASTCRQCLAVHPSCAWCFQEDFGQDVPGSSRCDLKKNLIEAGCRRGALEHPISKMSVIEDKPLSDKASGSTTDVTQIQPQMLHISLRPDDSQVFTLKVRQVEDYPVDLYYLMDLSFSMNDDLSQLRRLGRGLAEEMSKTTSNLRMGFGAFVDKPVSPYMFISPPEAVLNPCYSIPYKCQPQFGYRHVLSLTEEVNRFTEEVKKQKVSRNRDAPEGGFDAIIQAAVCKDKIGWRPGASHLLVFTTDAKTHVALDGRLAGIVRPNDGQCYLGTENIYNMSTTLDYPSLALITEKMSENNINLIFAVTSHVESLYKNYSELIPGTAVGILSEDSHNVIQLIQDAYAKLRSKVELELLNVPEELSLTFNATCLNEEVIPGLRSCSGLKRGDTVSFSVEARARGCPKEKRKTFTIKPVGFKDTLQIRVNFECECKCQAKAETDSPFCHHGNGTYECGICLCNPGRLGPRCECEEGDYSPTEQDACTGPEKVICSGRGDCVCGQCVCHSNDFGKVWGKRCECDDFSCLRYKGELCSGHGTCSCGFCQCDPDWKGENCNCSTRTDTCMSSLGLLCSGRGQCVCGSCECTQPGAYGSTCDKCPTCPDACTIKKDCVECKHFKRGKLFDDDTCSRICRDEIRLVDDLVFHVKNAVNCTYKDEDDCVQRFQYYEDNSGKSILSVVKEPDCPKGPDILVVLLSVAGAILFLGLAALLIWKLLITIHDRREFAKFEEERAHAKWETGHNPLYKGATSTFTNITYRGKD; from the exons ATGGAAAAGACTTTACTCAGACTCGACTTCATTTTATGGATGACCTGTCTAATTCTATCCCTAACAGATGTAGGACTAG GCTCCAACATATGTACTTCTCGAGGGGCCAGTACATGCCGGCAGTGCCTGGCAGTGCATCCTTCTTGTGCCTGGTGCTTTCAAGAG GATTTTGGACAAGATGTACCCGGCTCCTCACGATGTGACCTAAAGAAGAATCTGATAGAGGCAGGATGCAGGAGAGGAGCTTTGGAGCATCCCATCAGCAAAATGTCTGTAATAGAAGACAAACCTCTTAGTGACAAGGCCTCGGGATCCACCACCGATGTCACCCAGATCCAACCTCAGATGTTGCACATCTCTTTGAGACCTG ATGATTCCCAGGTCTTTACACTGAAAGTACGGCAAGTGGAGGACTACCCTGTGGACTTGTATTATCTGATGGACCTGTCCTTCTCCATGAATGATGACTTATCTCAATTAAGAAGACTGGGGCGTGGCCTGGCTGAAGAAATGAGCAAAACCACCAGTAATCTACGCATGGGCTTTGGGGCTTTCGTGGATAAACCAGTGTCCCCATACATGTTCATCTCCCCTCCAGAGGCTGTGTTAAATCCTTGCTACTC AATCCCGTACAAATGCCAGCCTCAGTTTGGCTACAGACACGTTCTGTCTCTAACAGAGGAGGTAAACCGCTTTACAGAGGAGGTGAAGAAACAAAAGGTGTCTCGGAACAGGGATGCCCCAGAGGGAGGCTTTGACGCCATCATACAGGCAGCCGTGTGCAAG GATAAAATTGGTTGGAGGCCAGGTGCATCTCACTTGCTAGTTTTTACCACTGATGCCAAGACACATGTGGCACTTGATGGGCGCCTGGCGGGCATTGTGCGACCCAATGATGGCCAGTGCTATTTGGGCACAGAAAACATCTACAACATGTCTACAACTTTG GACTACCCATCCTTGGCATTAAtcacagagaaaatgtcagagaacaATATAAATCTGATCTTTGCTGTGACCAGCCATGTGGAATCACTCTATAAG AACTACAGTGAGCTGATCCCTGGTACTGCAGTGGGCATTCTATCTGAGGACTCGCATAATGTGATTCAGTTGATCCAGGATGCATATGCT AAACTGCGATCTAAGGTTGAGCTGGAGCTCTTGAATGTCCCAGAAGAGCTCAGTCTCACCTTTAATGCCACATGTCTCAATGAAGAGGTCATACCTGGACTAAGATCCTGCTCTGGACTCAAAAGAGGAGATACA GTGTCATTCAGTGTAGAGGCTCGTGCCAGGGGCTGCCCCAAGGAGAAACGCAAGACATTTACCATCAAACCGGTGGGCTTCAAGGACACCCTGCAGATCAGAGTCAACTTCGAgtgtgagtgtaaatgccaaGCCAAGGCCGAGACCGACAGTCCCTTTTGTCACCACGGCAATGGCACCTACGAGTGTGGAATCTGCCTGTGCAACCCAGGGCGACTGGGCCCCAGATGTGAGTGTGAAGAGGGTGACTACAGCCCCACCGAGCAGGATGCCTGCACAGGGCCAGAAAAAGTGATATGTAGCGGCCGGGGAGATTGCGTGTGCGGGCAGTGTGTGTGCCACAGTAACGATTTTGGCAAGGTGTGGGGAAAGAGGTGTGAGTGTGATGATTTCAGCTGCCTGCGCTACAAAGGAGAGCTTTGCTCAG GTCATGGCACATGTTCCTGTGGGTTTTGCCAGTGTGATCCAGACTGGAAGGGGGAGAACTGTAACTGTTCCACTCGTACAGACACATGTATGTCCAGCTTGGGACTGCTGTGCAGTGGCcgtggccagtgtgtgtgtgggagctGTGAGTGCACTCAGCCTGGGGCCTACGGCTCCACCTGCGACAAATGCCCCACCTGTCCCGATGCCTGCACAATAAAGAA ggATTGTGTAGagtgtaaacattttaaaagagggAAACTCTTTGATGATGACACCTGCAGTCGAATCTGCAGAGATGAAATCAGACTGGTGGATGATCTGG TGTTCCATGTTAAGAATGCAGTGAATTGCACCTATAAGGATGAGGATGACTGTGTGCAGAGGTTTCAATACTATGAGGACAACAGTGGAAAATCCATCTTATCTGTGGTTAAGGAGCCAG ACTGCCCTAAAGGCCCTGATATCTTGGTGGTGCTTCTGTCAGTAGCTGGTGCCATTTTATTCTTGGGTCTGGCCGCCCTGCTTATCTGGAAACTGCTTATCACCATCCATGATCGACGTGAATTTGCTAAGTTCGAGGAGGAGCGGGCACATGCCAAGTGGGAAACG GGCCACAACCCCCTCTACAAAGGTGCTACATCAACATTTACCAACATCACATATCGAGGCAAGGACTGA
- the LOC127626457 gene encoding uncharacterized protein LOC127626457: MDKGRRKRSKNFSEFEKTLFKQIASNYPVIENKQHDSGTENKKKAWISILNEFNSNEKVTKRTLQQVQVLWKNIKINLKKTTAATRQERFKTDGGLPVPPDTEELGDLLAGITESQQPLEGIPDDDHLDSSDDLILTQDLRGTGNSQDAQMNPAAASTNMQQHPVSCSSISQHPAVSNPGSRSRGKRMTIHEKLAIEFHERKLQYLKEEHEVKMKILHLDLSMKERDMKQQQCQLSLEQNLS; encoded by the exons ATGGATAAAGGCCGAAGAAAACGCTCAAAAAACTTCAGTGAATTTGAGAAGACCCTTTTTAAACAAATTGCATCAAACTATCCTGTAATTGAAAACAAACAGCATGATTCAGGTACAGAAAACAAGAAGAAGGCATGGATTTCCATATTGAATGAATTCAACTCAAATGAAAAAGTAACCAAACGGACACTCCAACAAGTTCAG GTCCtgtggaaaaacataaaaataaacctgAAAAAAACAACTGCTGCTACGCGTCAAGAGCGTTTCAAGACAGATGGGGGACTCCCAGTTCCACCAGACACAGAGGAGTTGGGGGACTTGTTGGCTGGGATTACTGAAAGTCAGCAACCCCTGGAAGGTATTCCAGATGATGACCATTTGGACAGTTCAG atgACCTGATCTTGACACAGGACTTGAGGGGCACAGGGAACAGTCAAGATGCTCAAATGAATCCAGCAGCAGCCAGCACCAACATGCAGCAGCATCCAGTCTCCTGCAGTAGCATTAGTCAGCATCCAGCAGTCTCTAATCCAGGCAGCAGGTCAAGAGGGAAAAGGATGACCATTCATGAGAAACTTGCCATAGAGTTCCATGAACgtaaattacaatatttaaaagaagaacatgaagtcaaaatgaaaattcttcatcTTGATTTGTCTATGAAAGAGAGAGACATGAAGCAGCAGCAGTGTCAACTGTCTTTGGAACAAAATctcagttaa